One region of Drosophila kikkawai strain 14028-0561.14 chromosome 2R, DkikHiC1v2, whole genome shotgun sequence genomic DNA includes:
- the LOC108074410 gene encoding uncharacterized protein: MFLDAFGNPKEVTPDNLHEYSYDLHETMLLTSADHEVYIPPKWHGTIYSTEELLQNYKKRYNPDPTLLTFHALQPYEPEFICCENVVVELTALPAGQSLFSEMEIVVFLVKLTASGSNMLITKELGSDLNFFPHNHHYHARILNEGIDVVYVDDKIYSGAGGSPANYQHQRLFSLLSNIQPGMVKSLSGGPLPEVLRMACRKPVTVEKN; the protein is encoded by the exons aTGTTTCTGGATGCTTTTGGAAACCCAAAGGAGGTGACACCCGACAATCTTCACGAATATTCATATGATCTG CATGAGACTATGCTGCTGACATCGGCTGACCACGAGGTTTACATTCCGCCCAAATGGCACGGCACCATTTACAGCACTGAAGAGCTGCTGCAAAATTACAAAAAGCGATATAAT CCGGATCCCACCCTGCTGACCTTCCACGCCCTTCAACCGTATGAACCGGAGTTCATTTGCTGCGAGAATGTCGTCGTGGAGCTGACAGCTTTGCCGGCTGGGCAGAGCCTCTTTAGCGAAATGGAGATAGTGGTTTTCCTGGTCAAGCTGACGGCAAGTGGGTCTAACATGCTGATCACAAAGGAGCTGGGCAGCGACTTGAACTTCTTTCCGCACAACCATCACTACCATGCCCGGATCTTGAACGAGGGCATAGATGTGGTCTACGTGGACGATAAGATCTATTCTGGTGCTGGTGGCTCGCCCGCCAACTATCAGCACCAGCGTCTGTTCAGTTTGCTGAGCAACATCCAGCCCGGCATGGTGAAGAGTCTTTCGGGTGGTCCCCTGCCCGAGGTCCTCCGCATGGCTTGCAGGAAACCCGTCACCGTtgagaaaaactaa
- the LOC108074396 gene encoding lopap isoform X1 has product MKCMFFVFSLLTLQLAGAVKFFRARCPQNVTGLKDFDMEKFKGKWYIHSKYPPIPEKVARCQSVDFKQIGTKLYVEKRKLSSQTDTVVFRKAQIKHVDVAAGSYVQDTKIKVFPEGIQIYILDTDYENFAIRFMCFETNKIGQSFSFASVFPMLKLYTMHRKQPETKFSQTARQFELGVQRLLQGSRNRRNPQPATPTSFLGVGGSAEDYSLCIQNLFCKQSNAITNKLDFVPMFAPQASPLRHTLLHCDPWGNRSRERREDCRNM; this is encoded by the exons ATGAAGTGTATGTTTTTTGT ATTTTCACTGCTCACGCTTCAACTGGCAGGAGCGGTGAAGTTTTTTCGGGCACGTTGTCCTCAAAATGTAACGGGCTTAAAAGATTTTGACATGGAAAAATTTAAGGGAAAGTGGTACATACACTCAAAATACCCACCAATACCGGAAAAGGTTGCCAGATGTCAGTCGGTGGATTTCAAACAGATCGGCACAAAACTATACGTTGAGAAGCGAAAGTTAAGCAGCCA AACCGATACAGTGGTGTTCAGAAAAGCTCAAATTAAACATGTGGATGTCGCAGCAGGAAGCTATGTTCaagatacaaaaattaaag tatttCCTGAAGGCATTCAGATTTATATACTGGATACGGATTACGAGAACTTTGCCATCCGCTTTATGTGTTTCGAAACCAACAAA ATTGGGCAGTCCTTCAGTTTCGCCAGCGTGTTCCCAATGCTGAAGTTGTATACGATGCACAGAAAGCAGCCAGAGACAAAG TTCTCCCAGACTGCGCGGCAGTTCGAGTTGGGTGTGCAACGCTTGCTGCAAGGGTCGAGAAATCGTAGGAATCCCCAACCAGCGACTCCCACCTCTTTTCTCGGAGTTGGAGGCTCCGCCGAAGACTACTCGCTATGcatacaaaatttgttttgtaaacaaaGTAATGCCATTACAAACAAATTGGACTTTGTGCCCATGTTTGCTCCCCAAGCCTCCCCTCTCCGGCACACATTGTTGCACTGCGATCCTTGGGGAAATCGCTCAAGAGAGCGCCGTGAGGATTGTAGGAATATGTGA
- the NLaz gene encoding apolipoprotein D, with protein MQLHSNSSSRPEVRQNQWESIYHQFYSAMNHRSSSHLALLVLLAANGVYLGNAQVPFPGKCPDVKVMDSFDAEAYMGIWYEYSKYPFAFEIGKKCIYANYSIIDNSTISVVNAAINRFTGLPTNVTGKAKVIAPAQLAVAFYPSQQLTKANYQVLGTDYESYAVVYSCTSVTPLANFKIVWILTRERQPSAKTIEDAKNILEDNNITQAFLIDTIQTKCPQLGGNGTEFANEDDLDLDDFVTTAVPNAIEKA; from the exons ATGCAGCTGCACTCGAACAGCAGTTCTAGGCCAGAAGTACGACAGAATCAGTGGGAGAGTATCTATCATCAGTTCTATTCTGCAATGAATCATCGGTCGAG TTCGCATCTGGCGCTGCTTGTCTTGCTGGCGGCTAATGGAGTTTATCTGGGAAACGCTCAGGTGCCATTTCCCGGCAAGTGTCCGGATGTCAAAGTAATGGATAGCTTCGATGCGGAGGCG TATATGGGCATCTGGTACGAGTACTCCAAATATCCATTTGCCTTTGAGATCGGCAAAAAATGCATATATGCCAACTATAGTATCATAGATAATAGCACTATATCAGTTGTTAATGCGGCCATCAATCGATT CACTGGACTCCCCACTAATGTAACTGGAAAGGCAAAGGTGATCGCACCTGCTCAGTTGGCCGTGGCCTTTTACCCCAGCC AGCAATTAACCAAGGCCAACTACCAGGTTTTGGGCACCGACTATGAATCTTATGCCGTTGTCTATAGCTGCACCAGCGTAACCCCCTTGGCGAATTTCA aAATCGTTTGGATATTAACAAGAGAGCGCCAACCTTCGGCAAAGACCATTGAGGATGCCAAAAACATTTTGGAAGACAATAACATAACCCAGGCATTCCTCATCGATACGATCCAGACCAAGTGCCCTCAACTGGGTGGTAATGGCACAGAATTTGCTAATGAAGATGACCTTGATTTGGATGACTTTGTAaccacggcagtgccaaatgCCATTGAGAAGGCATGA
- the LOC108074401 gene encoding uncharacterized protein: MDTASTSKSSKSSKGLKSSKSSLKRSSLSCSDNDSKAKKFMKGVTCSSSPKDVTRSGRVVRRRLEKQFDYLSSQSEDSLSLSSLDSDDEFQLNSCNKEPNWSSRKRRRSTHRSSGKLITKLIYLDMEPPLATIMHEPFADLDLNNDADLKTRIHKFLGLIPPRRKLYNLEDQDYLEPDGRKDKTQDDTMTLVNAFTMETDTPDYIKAPIDLTHLPSEKWRANNCRRHKGCLSCLEEHPLSYSFLDSFNPASSIKLCHPQALEYRKSDFKSCKRELAKLLFNVFNHAVFHCALQPDIVWKRSLKKPCSCEMSIDSTGRRSARLLLWENIKHPGNLIKPLLHEMCHAAAFVLNRETGHGKACRQWAYKAYQQLMELPLIEVCSARFKYLCSMCGRRSYGLMDFAGAKEMLRCHYCQFEVVVEPWSVHDGIHKVTTMTEFKTFVLGKYQQLEKQEGSSSHSSKMGCLNQQYLETKLKAACD; this comes from the coding sequence ATGGACACCGCGAGTACATCAAAGTCTTCGAAGTCGTCGAAGGGGTTAAAGTCTTCGAAGTCTTCCTTAAAGCGCTCGTCGCTTTCTTGCAGTGACAACGACAGCAAAgccaaaaaatttatgaaaggGGTTACCTGCTCGTCCAGTCCCAAGGATGTCACCCGGAGCGGTCGTGTGGTACGAAGGCGCCTGGAAAAACAGTTTGACTACTTATCCTCGCAGTCGGAGGACTCTTTGAGTTTATCATCGCTGGACAGTGACGATGAGTTCCAGTTGAACTCCTGCAACAAGGAGCCGAATTGGTCAAGTCGCAAGCGACGCCGCTCCACTCACAGAAGCAGCGGCAAGCTGATCACTAAACTTATCTACCTAGATATGGAGCCACCATTGGCAACTATTATGCATGAACCATTCGCCGATTTAGACCTGAACAATGATGCCGATCTTAAGACCCGGATTCACAAGTTCCTGGGCCTGATACCACCTCGGCGCAAGTTGTACAATCTTGAGGATCAAGATTACCTGGAGCCAGATGGGCGCAAGGACAAGACGCAGGACGATACGATGACGCTCGTCAATGCTTTTACAATGGAGACCGACACACCAGACTACATCAAGGCCCCGATCGATCTGACTCACCTGCCCAGCGAGAAGTGGCGGGCAAACAACTGTCGCCGGCACAAGGGCTGCCTCAGCTGCCTGGAGGAGCATCCGCTCTCCTACAGCTTCCTAGATTCGTTTAACCCCGCATCTTCTATCAAACTGTGCCATCCTCAGGCGCTGGAATATCGCAAGAGCGACTTCAAGAGCTGCAAGCGGGAGCTGGCTAAGCTCCTGTTCAACGTTTTCAATCATGCCGTCTTCCACTGCGCCCTGCAGCCGGACATAGTTTGGAAGCGCAGTTTGAAAAAGCCCTGTTCTTGCGAAATGTCCATTGATTCGACCGGTCGGCGCTCGGCCCGCCTGCTTTTGTGGGAGAATATCAAGCATCCGGGCAATCTGATCAAACCCCTTCTCCACGAAATGTGCCATGCCGCAGCCTTTGTCTTAAACCGTGAGACGGGTCATGGCAAGGCTTGTCGCCAGTGGGCCTACAAGGCCTATCAACAGCTGATGGAGCTGCCGCTAATAGAGGTTTGCAGTGCCCGGTTCAAGTACCTGTGCTCCATGTGCGGTCGCAGGTCCTACGGCCTCATGGACTTTGCTGGGGCCAAGGAGATGCTGCGCTGTCACTACTGCCAGTTCGAGGTGGTAGTGGAGCCGTGGAGCGTACACGACGGCATCCATAAGGTCACGACAATGACGGAGTTCAAGACTTTTGTTTTGGGTAAATACCAGCAGTTGGAGAAGCAGGAAGGGAGCAGCTCGCATAGCTCCAAGATGGGATGCTTGAACCAACAGTATCTGGAGACGAAACTAAAGGCGGCCTGTGATTAA
- the LOC108074396 gene encoding insecticyanin-B isoform X3: MKCMFFVFSLLTLQLAGAVKFFRARCPQNVTGLKDFDMEKFKGKWYIHSKYPPIPEKVARCQSVDFKQIGTKLYVEKRKLSSQTDTVVFRKAQIKHVDVAAGSYVQDTKIKVFPEGIQIYILDTDYENFAIRFMCFETNKVISFHWAVLQFRQRVPNAEVVYDAQKAARDKGIKIGNFEKIQQLACPPDT, encoded by the exons ATGAAGTGTATGTTTTTTGT ATTTTCACTGCTCACGCTTCAACTGGCAGGAGCGGTGAAGTTTTTTCGGGCACGTTGTCCTCAAAATGTAACGGGCTTAAAAGATTTTGACATGGAAAAATTTAAGGGAAAGTGGTACATACACTCAAAATACCCACCAATACCGGAAAAGGTTGCCAGATGTCAGTCGGTGGATTTCAAACAGATCGGCACAAAACTATACGTTGAGAAGCGAAAGTTAAGCAGCCA AACCGATACAGTGGTGTTCAGAAAAGCTCAAATTAAACATGTGGATGTCGCAGCAGGAAGCTATGTTCaagatacaaaaattaaag tatttCCTGAAGGCATTCAGATTTATATACTGGATACGGATTACGAGAACTTTGCCATCCGCTTTATGTGTTTCGAAACCAACAAAGTAATTAGCTTTC ATTGGGCAGTCCTTCAGTTTCGCCAGCGTGTTCCCAATGCTGAAGTTGTATACGATGCACAGAAAGCAGCCAGAGACAAAGGTATTAAGATAGGTAATTTCGAGAAAATACAGCAGCTTGCCTGTCCCCCTGATACCTGA
- the LOC108074396 gene encoding insecticyanin-B isoform X2 → MKCMFFVFSLLTLQLAGAVKFFRARCPQNVTGLKDFDMEKFKGKWYIHSKYPPIPEKVARCQSVDFKQIGTKLYVEKRKLSSQTDTVVFRKAQIKHVDVAAGSYVQDTKIKVFPEGIQIYILDTDYENFAIRFMCFETNKVISFHWAVLQFRQRVPNAEVVYDAQKAARDKVLPDCAAVRVGCATLAARVEKS, encoded by the exons ATGAAGTGTATGTTTTTTGT ATTTTCACTGCTCACGCTTCAACTGGCAGGAGCGGTGAAGTTTTTTCGGGCACGTTGTCCTCAAAATGTAACGGGCTTAAAAGATTTTGACATGGAAAAATTTAAGGGAAAGTGGTACATACACTCAAAATACCCACCAATACCGGAAAAGGTTGCCAGATGTCAGTCGGTGGATTTCAAACAGATCGGCACAAAACTATACGTTGAGAAGCGAAAGTTAAGCAGCCA AACCGATACAGTGGTGTTCAGAAAAGCTCAAATTAAACATGTGGATGTCGCAGCAGGAAGCTATGTTCaagatacaaaaattaaag tatttCCTGAAGGCATTCAGATTTATATACTGGATACGGATTACGAGAACTTTGCCATCCGCTTTATGTGTTTCGAAACCAACAAAGTAATTAGCTTTC ATTGGGCAGTCCTTCAGTTTCGCCAGCGTGTTCCCAATGCTGAAGTTGTATACGATGCACAGAAAGCAGCCAGAGACAAAG TTCTCCCAGACTGCGCGGCAGTTCGAGTTGGGTGTGCAACGCTTGCTGCAAGGGTCGAGAAATCGTAG
- the LOC108074400 gene encoding pseudouridine-5'-phosphatase — MAPKCYCPVTHVIFDLDGTLLDTEKIYFQSMLEILASYGKSYTRECQRRHMGMPALQACAVLIKEFNLTVKTEDLCNAYEAAAAKHMTHCALLPGVRELILHLHEFRIPFCIATSSGKKVFDLKASAHKDIMLAFHHVVCGNDPSLKPDRGKPMPDIFLLAASRFNPPADPKSCLVFEDSPNGLKAGVAAGMQVVMIPEDDVTEQQRKGATLVLESMAEFRPQLFGLPAFGKCSKFEFG; from the exons ATGGCTCCCAAATGCTATTGTCCAGTCACCCATGTCATCTTCGACCTCGATGGAACCTTACTGG ATACTGAGAAGATATACTTCCAATCTATGCTAGAAATATTGGCTTCATATGGAAAAAGTTACACCCGGGAGTGTCAGAGGCGGCATATGGGCATGCCGGCCTTACAAGCGTGTGCTGTCCTTATCAAGGAATTCAACCTTACAGTGAAGACCGAAGATTTGTGTAACGCTTACGAGGCAGCTGCCGCAAAACATATGACCCACTGCGCCCTGCTACCGGGGGTCAGGGAGCTGATTCTCCACCTTCACGAGTTCCGAATACCCTTCTGCATTGCCACTAGTTCTGGCAAAAAAGTATTCGATTTGAAGGCATCGGCTCATAAGGATATCATGCTGGCCTTCCATCATGTCGTGTGCGGAAATGATCCTAGCCTAAAGCCGGACAGAGGGAAGCCGATGCCGGACATCTTCCTCCTGGCTGCCTCTCGTTTCAATCCCCCAGCAGATCCCAAGTCTTGCCTGGTTTTCGAGGATTCTCCGAATGGACTGAAGGCCGGCGTAGCGGCTGGCATGCAGGTGGTTATGATACCCGAGGATGATGTGACCGAGCAACAAAGAAAAGGCGCCACTTTAGTGCTCGAATCGATGGCAGAGTTCAGGCCACAGCTTTTCGGACTGCCAGCCTTTGGCAAGTGCTCAAAATTCGAGTTTGGCTGA